The Pontibacter pudoricolor genome contains a region encoding:
- a CDS encoding NADH-quinone oxidoreductase subunit N, with protein sequence MVYADLESRSRLVSDLEIRNSGKQQKEIKLQVKEQAALLSEKIDAIIAGAGSLLPELLLAGFFLLLVTLDLFKSKTIKQMLPWLALTGLFSAFVLQILGGYTSSGVQFLNLLRSDGLARYGGILFSAAGIFTILLSLQSRSLENLKEGKGEYYALILMLVLGLNLMAKSINLLMVFLAIEVVSIASYILTLTLKHEKRAVEAGLKYILYGTLSAGVMLYGMSFFYGFTGSLNYTEGTFWQALLQADYLLVTIAAILVFAGFFFKISAAPFHFWVPDIYQGAPMPIVALFSTGPKMAGIIVILRFIAAFNDPAVASYFDDILWFLGIAALATLAIGNFTALWQKTPRRLMAYSSVSHAGFLLMALLAFGTNYSSGVLFYLSVLLFMNYGIFLFLQITEENFGVTKLEHFTGLGHKLPYLGIMALLYLLSLTGLPPLAGFMGKLLIFSNVWEAYSSSNQTMLLVLLVAGVLLTGVALFYYIRIPYYLFFKRNYTEEKLVISLSNKLLLGFFALPLLVLFFKPDLLLHWIEKLLAQTL encoded by the coding sequence ATGGTTTACGCGGATCTGGAGAGCCGCAGCAGATTGGTTTCGGATTTGGAAATCCGAAACAGCGGAAAACAGCAAAAAGAAATTAAGTTACAAGTGAAGGAACAGGCAGCTTTATTATCTGAGAAGATCGACGCCATTATTGCCGGGGCAGGTTCGCTGTTGCCTGAGTTATTGCTGGCTGGTTTCTTTCTTCTGCTGGTTACGCTCGATCTTTTCAAATCAAAAACTATAAAGCAGATGCTGCCGTGGCTGGCACTTACCGGGCTTTTCTCCGCGTTCGTACTTCAAATTTTAGGCGGCTACACATCAAGTGGCGTGCAGTTTCTTAATTTGCTGCGCTCAGATGGATTGGCAAGATACGGCGGTATCCTTTTCAGCGCAGCCGGTATCTTTACCATACTTCTGTCACTTCAAAGCAGGTCCCTGGAAAACCTGAAAGAAGGGAAAGGCGAATATTATGCCCTGATCCTGATGTTGGTGCTGGGCCTGAACCTGATGGCAAAGTCCATTAACCTGCTCATGGTTTTCCTGGCTATCGAAGTGGTTTCCATAGCATCTTACATCCTTACGCTTACTTTAAAACACGAAAAACGCGCTGTTGAAGCCGGCCTGAAATATATCCTCTACGGTACCCTGTCGGCAGGGGTGATGCTGTATGGCATGTCGTTTTTCTATGGCTTTACCGGCTCGCTGAACTATACCGAAGGCACTTTCTGGCAGGCACTTTTGCAGGCAGATTACCTGCTGGTAACGATAGCTGCTATACTTGTATTTGCCGGTTTCTTCTTTAAAATTTCAGCTGCACCTTTCCATTTCTGGGTGCCGGATATATACCAGGGAGCACCCATGCCTATAGTTGCCCTGTTCTCTACGGGTCCTAAAATGGCGGGTATCATTGTTATCCTTCGCTTCATAGCCGCCTTCAACGATCCGGCTGTAGCTTCTTATTTCGATGATATTTTATGGTTCCTGGGTATAGCGGCTCTGGCTACGCTGGCTATTGGTAATTTTACAGCACTATGGCAAAAAACGCCACGCAGGCTGATGGCTTATTCGTCAGTTTCGCATGCGGGTTTCCTGCTGATGGCCTTGCTGGCTTTCGGAACCAACTATAGTTCGGGTGTGCTGTTTTACCTGTCGGTGCTGCTGTTCATGAACTATGGCATTTTCCTGTTCCTGCAGATAACGGAAGAGAATTTTGGGGTTACTAAGCTGGAGCACTTTACGGGCTTAGGGCATAAATTACCTTACCTGGGCATAATGGCGTTGCTGTACCTGTTGTCGCTAACCGGGCTTCCGCCGTTGGCTGGTTTTATGGGCAAGCTGTTAATTTTTAGTAATGTCTGGGAAGCCTATAGTTCATCGAACCAAACCATGCTGCTGGTGCTTTTGGTAGCGGGTGTGCTGCTCACCGGCGTTGCCCTATTCTATTATATCAGGATTCCATACTACCTTTTCTTTAAAAGGAATTATACTGAAGAAAAATTAGTTATTTCACTGTCGAATAAGCTGCTGCTGGGGTTTTTTGCGTTGCCGCTGCTGGTCCTGTTTTTTAAACCCGACCTGCTGCTGCACTGGATCGAAAAGCTGCTGGCACAGACACTTTAA
- a CDS encoding NADH-quinone oxidoreductase subunit J family protein, translating into MLFYIFAILAIVSGAYMVLTRNLLYAGFSLLIVLLSIAGIYVLLFADFIAVTQLMVYVGGVLVLILFGIMLSSRVHDKSVLSENVNTVWGTLVAGLIVVGLSYSILKSNISSLPWLQTMEMDVLGNQKSTVQTIGIKLMTDFVLPFEIASLLLLIALMGAAYIATDKQKV; encoded by the coding sequence ATGCTTTTCTACATCTTCGCAATACTGGCTATAGTTTCGGGGGCATACATGGTGCTGACGCGCAACCTGCTGTATGCTGGTTTTTCGTTGCTTATAGTATTGCTGAGTATTGCCGGCATTTATGTGCTGTTGTTTGCTGATTTTATAGCAGTAACCCAACTGATGGTATATGTGGGAGGCGTACTGGTGCTGATACTTTTCGGTATCATGCTCAGCAGCCGCGTGCACGATAAATCGGTGTTGTCGGAGAACGTGAATACGGTTTGGGGTACGCTGGTGGCGGGGCTTATAGTTGTGGGGTTGAGCTACAGCATCCTTAAATCTAATATCAGCTCACTGCCATGGCTGCAAACTATGGAAATGGATGTGCTGGGCAACCAGAAAAGCACGGTTCAAACAATTGGTATAAAACTGATGACTGACTTCGTGCTGCCATTCGAGATAGCCTCCCTGTTGCTGCTTATTGCCCTGATGGGAGCTGCGTACATTGCCACCGATAAACAGAAAGTTTAA
- the nuoK gene encoding NADH-quinone oxidoreductase subunit NuoK: MNIPLEHILLLSAVLFGIGILAVITKRHAVVVLMGIELIFNAANLNLVAFSRHDPQLLQGQLFSLFVIVIAAAEAAIALAIVLRVYQHFKTANLSDIVTDVNK; this comes from the coding sequence ATGAATATTCCCTTAGAACATATCTTACTTCTGAGTGCCGTGCTATTTGGTATTGGCATACTGGCAGTTATTACCAAGCGCCATGCGGTGGTAGTACTGATGGGGATCGAGCTGATCTTTAATGCAGCCAACCTGAACCTGGTAGCATTCAGCCGTCATGATCCGCAGTTGTTGCAGGGGCAATTATTCTCCCTGTTTGTTATAGTTATTGCCGCCGCCGAGGCTGCTATTGCCCTGGCTATAGTTCTGCGCGTTTACCAGCATTTCAAAACCGCCAATCTGAGTGATATTGTAACCGACGTTAATAAGTAA
- a CDS encoding NuoI/complex I 23 kDa subunit family protein: MKNRSGFWFAVTSLISGLRLTWKHFWNAKNRRTPEYVTDKNYFNQPDGLVTLTYPYEAIPVPDNGRYRLHNEIDDCIVCDLCAKICPVNCITIESVKATEEIGLTSDGTKKRLYAPVFDIDMAKCCYCGLCTTVCPTDCLTMTPVYDFAEVDIKNMIYHFTDLSPEQAEEKKELLAKQQEEMAAAKAAALAARKQA, translated from the coding sequence GTGAAAAATAGATCCGGATTCTGGTTTGCGGTGACGTCGCTGATAAGTGGCCTGCGCCTGACGTGGAAACACTTCTGGAATGCCAAAAACCGCCGTACTCCGGAGTACGTGACCGATAAAAATTACTTTAACCAACCCGACGGACTGGTAACGCTGACTTACCCCTACGAAGCCATTCCTGTTCCTGACAACGGCCGGTACCGCCTGCATAATGAGATCGACGATTGTATAGTTTGTGACCTTTGCGCCAAGATCTGCCCTGTTAACTGCATCACGATAGAGTCTGTGAAAGCTACGGAAGAGATCGGGCTAACATCTGACGGAACCAAAAAGCGACTATATGCCCCGGTTTTCGACATTGATATGGCTAAGTGCTGTTACTGTGGCCTTTGCACTACCGTTTGCCCAACCGACTGCCTGACCATGACGCCCGTGTACGATTTCGCGGAAGTAGATATCAAAAACATGATCTACCATTTCACAGATCTTTCGCCGGAGCAGGCTGAAGAGAAAAAGGAGCTTCTGGCAAAGCAGCAGGAGGAAATGGCGGCGGCCAAGGCAGCTGCACTGGCAGCAAGAAAGCAGGCTTAA
- a CDS encoding glutathionylspermidine synthase family protein: protein MFDNLRIRVRLEPHSGDVETAVRGLGWEWCVEDGCANYVPGEAVVLNEQDADTLLEAADTLYNMMVQAVPDELPDAFLNVLGIPQNLWQLVRQSWNDDRHWHLYGRFDLAQTPEGPKLIEFNADTATSIPETAVVQWASLAAAGKKDANQYSGLYEALVEQFKAWRMMNSDLAPALLLTYIGGSAEDETNCAVLAQAAKEAGFDTHLCPIDEVNISTEGTERGVWAQVEHEHWQQFPFLFKLLPWEQIAWEEPELCESLTQLSRSRNLVIANPAYTLLFQSKGMLAWLWKAYPYHPLLLEADLSPLSGKYIRKPYFGREGQSVEVVDKVRVTKMEGEYDQQQQVYQRWCELPQDNKGYTYQAGVFWAGEASAIGFRREKGIITNLSQFVPHLVE from the coding sequence ATGTTTGATAATCTAAGAATCAGAGTTCGCCTGGAACCACACTCCGGCGATGTTGAAACTGCTGTGCGCGGACTAGGCTGGGAATGGTGTGTAGAAGATGGTTGTGCCAACTATGTGCCCGGCGAAGCCGTGGTGCTAAACGAACAGGATGCCGATACGTTACTGGAAGCTGCCGATACACTCTATAATATGATGGTGCAGGCTGTGCCTGATGAGTTGCCAGATGCTTTCCTGAATGTGCTGGGCATACCGCAGAACCTGTGGCAACTGGTGCGCCAGTCCTGGAACGACGACCGCCACTGGCATTTGTACGGTCGCTTTGATCTGGCGCAAACTCCTGAAGGTCCGAAACTGATTGAGTTTAATGCCGATACGGCAACTTCTATACCTGAGACGGCTGTCGTGCAATGGGCGAGCCTGGCTGCTGCCGGTAAAAAGGATGCGAACCAATATTCTGGCTTATACGAGGCGTTGGTAGAGCAATTTAAGGCCTGGCGCATGATGAACAGCGATCTTGCCCCGGCTTTATTGTTAACCTACATTGGCGGTAGTGCTGAAGATGAAACAAATTGCGCTGTATTGGCTCAGGCGGCTAAAGAAGCTGGTTTTGACACACATCTTTGCCCGATAGATGAAGTAAATATCTCGACAGAAGGAACCGAGCGTGGCGTGTGGGCGCAGGTCGAACATGAACATTGGCAACAGTTTCCGTTCCTTTTTAAGTTACTGCCCTGGGAGCAGATTGCCTGGGAAGAACCAGAGCTTTGCGAAAGCCTCACCCAACTCTCCCGATCCAGAAATTTAGTTATCGCAAACCCGGCATATACCTTGTTGTTCCAAAGTAAAGGCATGCTGGCCTGGCTCTGGAAAGCCTATCCATATCACCCGCTTTTACTCGAAGCAGATTTATCACCACTGAGCGGCAAATACATCCGCAAACCATATTTCGGCAGGGAAGGGCAGAGTGTAGAAGTGGTAGATAAAGTGCGTGTAACCAAAATGGAAGGCGAATACGATCAGCAACAGCAGGTATACCAGCGCTGGTGCGAATTACCCCAGGACAACAAAGGTTACACCTATCAGGCGGGCGTTTTCTGGGCCGGCGAAGCCAGCGCCATCGGTTTCCGCCGCGAAAAAGGCATCATCACCAACCTGTCGCAGTTTGTACCGCATTTAGTAGAGTAG
- the nuoL gene encoding NADH-quinone oxidoreductase subunit L — MELTELLKPLAGTPQTTTALVVLLLPLLAFLVLFGFGKRLPRRGDWLAIGISAITFALSVYLFTQTWNTETYHTRTVWFSLPSAIVSDFTAGLLLDNLTVLMLVIVTFISTLVQLFSVGYMHGDTGYHRYFAYLGLFTFSMLGIVLVDNLLLLFIFWELVGFSSYLLIGFWFERPATVEANKKAFLVNRVGDIGLLLGLFAFYTYFRTFDLETLRTLIGSGEWLNSSFIVSYSLNGEPWLLELSPLLLTLAGLGLFMGCVGKSAQFPLQIWLPDAMQGPTPVSSLIHAATMVAAGVYLLARCYAFFTPDALTVIAIVGAITALLGALAALNQFDIKAVLAFSTISQLGYMVMGMGTGAYDASLFHLTTHAFFKAALFLNAGIIIHAMHRGLHHAQLENVDPQDIRNMGGLRKTMPFTFYSYLLATAALAGIPLTSGFLSKDAILSVSWAWAQTMSANGNLLYFIVPVTGFVVVVLTAYYMTRHMWFMFFGSFRVPFNVTQIRFSSKLETERVMLVPVILLAILSSGIFFSLNPLSFSGSWVVNGIGLENLPLSLLAAELVQAVAIQDDANHLVHIVIGVASALLAIVGIAIALIKYNRKTSEQLATEQLNSTFARLSYNHFYLDTFFNTTFVKPALWTATTLYRVDKRIIDYTLNYGSKWLVVLSKMVSWFDRLVVDGSVWLVGALSKVFGMLGRNLQNGKVQSYYAYSLFGFILVILYIVLF, encoded by the coding sequence TTGGAGCTTACTGAACTTTTGAAGCCATTGGCTGGCACGCCCCAAACCACTACTGCTCTGGTGGTGCTGTTGCTGCCGCTACTGGCTTTTTTGGTACTGTTCGGTTTCGGTAAGCGCCTCCCACGCCGTGGCGACTGGCTGGCTATTGGTATTTCAGCTATCACCTTTGCGCTTTCGGTTTACCTTTTCACACAGACCTGGAACACAGAAACTTATCATACCCGAACCGTCTGGTTTAGTCTGCCCTCCGCTATAGTTTCCGATTTTACAGCCGGTTTACTTCTGGATAACCTCACGGTGCTCATGCTGGTGATCGTGACCTTCATCTCTACACTGGTACAGCTGTTCTCGGTTGGGTATATGCACGGCGACACAGGCTATCATCGCTATTTTGCTTACCTGGGGTTGTTTACATTCAGTATGCTCGGTATTGTGCTGGTCGATAACCTGTTACTGCTTTTTATCTTCTGGGAACTGGTGGGTTTCTCGTCGTATCTGCTGATAGGTTTCTGGTTCGAGCGGCCGGCAACAGTGGAAGCTAACAAAAAAGCCTTCCTGGTGAACAGAGTAGGGGATATAGGTCTGCTGCTCGGTTTGTTTGCTTTCTACACGTATTTCCGCACCTTCGACCTGGAAACCCTCAGAACACTTATCGGCTCAGGCGAGTGGCTAAACAGCAGTTTTATAGTTTCCTATAGTTTAAATGGGGAGCCCTGGCTGCTGGAATTGAGCCCGTTACTGCTGACCTTAGCCGGATTAGGATTGTTTATGGGGTGTGTGGGCAAGTCGGCACAGTTTCCGTTACAGATATGGTTGCCTGATGCCATGCAGGGCCCTACGCCGGTTTCTTCGTTGATACATGCCGCAACTATGGTGGCAGCAGGTGTTTACCTACTGGCACGGTGCTATGCTTTTTTTACCCCGGATGCACTAACCGTTATTGCTATAGTTGGTGCCATTACGGCTTTACTTGGAGCGCTTGCCGCTCTGAATCAATTCGACATCAAAGCAGTGCTGGCCTTTTCTACTATTTCGCAGCTGGGCTATATGGTAATGGGAATGGGAACAGGGGCGTATGATGCCTCGCTCTTCCACCTGACCACACACGCCTTTTTTAAAGCTGCGTTGTTCCTGAATGCCGGTATCATCATTCATGCCATGCACCGAGGACTGCACCACGCACAACTGGAGAATGTAGATCCGCAGGATATCCGAAATATGGGCGGACTGCGCAAAACTATGCCATTCACATTCTATAGTTATTTGCTAGCAACTGCAGCTTTGGCCGGTATTCCGCTTACATCCGGTTTTCTTTCCAAAGATGCCATACTTTCGGTTAGCTGGGCATGGGCGCAAACTATGAGCGCAAACGGTAATCTGTTATACTTTATAGTTCCGGTAACCGGCTTTGTAGTGGTGGTGCTAACAGCGTATTACATGACGCGCCACATGTGGTTCATGTTCTTCGGTAGTTTCCGGGTGCCTTTCAATGTGACCCAGATCCGCTTCTCTTCAAAACTGGAAACCGAACGTGTCATGTTGGTGCCGGTAATACTACTGGCTATTCTATCGTCAGGTATTTTCTTCTCCTTAAACCCATTGAGTTTTAGTGGCAGCTGGGTGGTAAATGGTATCGGCTTAGAAAATCTGCCGCTTAGCCTGCTTGCTGCAGAACTGGTGCAGGCTGTAGCGATACAGGATGATGCAAACCATTTGGTGCACATTGTAATCGGAGTTGCTTCTGCCTTACTGGCTATAGTTGGTATTGCGATAGCGCTCATCAAATATAACCGGAAAACGAGCGAACAACTAGCAACCGAGCAGCTGAACAGCACCTTTGCCCGACTCAGTTATAATCACTTTTACCTTGATACTTTCTTTAACACAACTTTTGTAAAGCCAGCACTCTGGACAGCTACTACGCTTTACCGTGTCGATAAACGCATCATAGATTATACCCTGAACTATGGCAGTAAATGGCTGGTCGTGCTTTCTAAAATGGTGAGTTGGTTCGACAGGCTGGTAGTAGACGGATCGGTGTGGCTGGTAGGAGCACTGTCGAAGGTATTCGGAATGCTTGGCCGGAACCTGCAGAATGGGAAAGTACAGAGTTATTATGCCTATTCGCTTTTCGGATTTATTTTGGTTATACTATATATCGTCTTGTTTTAA
- a CDS encoding complex I subunit 1/NuoH family protein: MLAFVLTLVLLLSIVIVLAYAERKVAAFMQDRLGPTEAGPYGSLQSVLDVLKLLQKEDIVPAAADKNLFKLAPILIFAAVFAGFAVIPFTPDLVPAGIGIGVFYLLAIISLDVVGLLMAGWGSNNKYAMLGAMRSVAQIVSYEIPAGLAILSAVMICQSLDFQEISYQQGALMNRFPGLEFEMNWLFGIEALGINTTTIGGITTWNIFRAPILLISFIIYFIASLAESNRAPFDIPEAESELVAGFHVEYSGFRFAILFLAEYSMMVLVSLVAVILFLGSWNTPLPNIGPVSLAYWTTGTVGELSGILWGGFWLLSKTFVLLFLQLQIRWTYPRLRVDQLMHLCWKVLTPIALGVVLMAGIWRLLMI, encoded by the coding sequence ATGCTCGCTTTTGTGCTAACACTTGTACTGTTGCTTTCGATAGTGATCGTGCTGGCGTATGCAGAGCGGAAGGTGGCGGCATTTATGCAGGACAGGCTTGGCCCCACAGAAGCAGGTCCATATGGTTCGTTGCAGTCGGTGCTGGATGTGCTGAAGTTATTGCAGAAAGAAGACATTGTTCCCGCTGCTGCTGATAAGAACCTTTTCAAGCTAGCTCCGATCTTAATTTTTGCTGCTGTTTTTGCTGGTTTTGCCGTTATCCCTTTCACGCCGGACCTGGTGCCAGCGGGTATCGGTATTGGCGTTTTTTACCTGCTGGCGATTATCTCATTAGATGTAGTTGGATTGCTAATGGCCGGTTGGGGTTCCAATAACAAATATGCCATGCTGGGTGCGATGCGCTCGGTGGCCCAGATCGTTTCCTATGAGATTCCGGCTGGGTTGGCTATACTTTCAGCAGTCATGATTTGCCAATCTCTGGATTTTCAGGAGATCAGTTACCAGCAGGGCGCTTTAATGAACCGGTTTCCGGGGCTGGAGTTTGAGATGAACTGGCTGTTTGGCATCGAGGCCCTGGGCATTAACACGACAACTATAGGCGGCATTACCACCTGGAACATTTTCCGGGCACCTATACTTTTGATTTCCTTTATCATATACTTTATAGCGTCGCTGGCTGAGAGCAACCGTGCCCCTTTTGATATTCCGGAAGCGGAGTCGGAGCTGGTGGCGGGTTTTCACGTAGAATATTCAGGGTTCCGGTTTGCGATATTGTTCCTGGCAGAGTATAGTATGATGGTGCTGGTTAGTTTAGTAGCTGTTATTCTATTCCTGGGTAGCTGGAACACGCCATTGCCAAACATCGGCCCTGTTAGCCTGGCTTACTGGACAACCGGAACCGTAGGAGAACTATCAGGGATACTCTGGGGTGGTTTCTGGTTACTGAGCAAAACGTTTGTACTGTTGTTCCTGCAGTTGCAGATACGCTGGACATATCCACGCCTGCGCGTAGATCAGCTCATGCACCTATGCTGGAAAGTGCTCACGCCAATTGCATTGGGTGTAGTGTTGATGGCAGGCATCTGGCGATTGTTAATGATATGA
- the map gene encoding type I methionyl aminopeptidase — protein sequence MSIESEADLIGITKVSEVVAITLKKMREHARPGMTTKELDNYGYEILHSFSAKSAPKVTYNFPGYTCISVNNEAAHGIPSDKTVLKEGDLVNIDVSAELGGYFADNGGSFVVGEDIHGLNKLVDTSTSALHKALKEIKGGVRISDIGRIIETEAKRNGFKVIRNLVGHGVGRSLHEAPHEIPCFYDKFNTQRFRKNTVVAVETFISTKGSYTRDKGDGWTLLAEKGGFVAQHEHTILITDGEPVILTKANGI from the coding sequence ATGTCTATAGAATCAGAAGCAGACTTAATTGGGATTACAAAGGTTAGCGAAGTTGTTGCTATTACTTTGAAGAAAATGCGGGAGCATGCAAGGCCAGGTATGACTACTAAGGAACTGGATAACTATGGTTATGAAATCCTGCATTCTTTCAGCGCAAAATCAGCACCTAAAGTAACCTATAACTTTCCCGGATATACCTGCATCAGCGTGAACAACGAAGCTGCTCATGGTATACCGTCTGATAAAACAGTACTGAAGGAAGGTGACCTGGTAAATATTGATGTCTCGGCGGAATTGGGAGGTTACTTTGCAGACAATGGTGGCTCTTTTGTAGTGGGCGAAGATATACATGGTCTGAATAAACTTGTTGATACTTCAACAAGCGCTTTGCATAAGGCGCTGAAGGAAATAAAAGGTGGTGTAAGAATTTCAGATATCGGTAGAATAATTGAGACAGAAGCGAAAAGGAATGGGTTTAAAGTAATCCGGAATCTGGTAGGCCATGGTGTGGGACGAAGCCTGCACGAAGCGCCACATGAAATTCCCTGCTTTTACGACAAGTTTAATACACAGCGATTCAGGAAAAACACTGTGGTGGCTGTAGAAACGTTTATCTCTACCAAAGGGAGCTACACCCGCGATAAAGGCGATGGCTGGACGCTTTTGGCAGAGAAGGGTGGCTTTGTAGCACAACACGAACATACTATACTTATTACCGACGGTGAGCCTGTTATACTTACCAAGGCTAATGGTATTTAA
- a CDS encoding complex I subunit 4 family protein, with amino-acid sequence MDFILSSLIFSPLLAALVLLLMPARLQKTAKVVALLGALLQMVLAIVLYFRFDGTAAANGQQGYQFVEKLNWIGFSLGSLGRFQIEYFVGVDGISISMVLLTGIIGVIGVISSWTITKNVKGYFLLYLLLLTSVMGCFLALDFFLFYLFFEFMLLPMYFLIGIWGGPKREYAAIKFFIYTLVGSLFILIVMIGLYTSVIDPLATAAQLGMLQTSGINPDMILQVQQSLQQNVIQGADLVRTFSIPAMMDPANFIPGSLLHVLSGTMLWDLPIRFIAFLLLFAGFAIKVPSVPVHTWLPDAHVEAPTPISVLLAAILLKVGGYGLIRIVYPIFPDAGAYFAVLVGGLGVLSIIYGALCALAMNDLKKLIAYSSVSHMGFVLLGLASLTSEGVNGAIYMMFSHGIISAMLFLVVGVIYDRAHDRMILNFRGLAKRMPAYTTFVVIAFFASLGLPGFSGFIAELLVLVGGFSSPDITGLLPRWLTIVAVFGLLLAAAYYLWALQRMFFGKYWIFPELREKATMSDLNRREYLMLVPLAILAFVFGIFPHLLLDKIGMTAQGFTELVLRSGQEQLNMVLSIIVK; translated from the coding sequence ATGGATTTTATACTTAGTAGCCTTATTTTTTCACCTCTATTAGCAGCGCTTGTATTGCTGCTTATGCCCGCTCGTCTGCAAAAGACGGCGAAGGTAGTAGCATTGCTGGGCGCGTTGCTGCAAATGGTACTGGCTATCGTTTTATACTTCCGTTTTGATGGTACCGCCGCCGCCAACGGGCAACAGGGCTACCAGTTTGTAGAAAAACTAAACTGGATCGGTTTTTCGTTGGGTAGCCTTGGTCGTTTCCAGATCGAGTACTTTGTAGGTGTGGATGGGATCAGTATCAGCATGGTGCTGCTCACAGGCATCATCGGCGTTATCGGCGTCATCTCATCCTGGACTATCACCAAAAATGTAAAGGGTTACTTCCTGCTATACCTGTTGCTGCTTACCAGTGTAATGGGCTGTTTCCTGGCGCTGGATTTCTTCCTGTTTTACCTGTTCTTCGAATTTATGCTCCTGCCGATGTATTTCCTGATCGGTATCTGGGGTGGCCCGAAACGCGAATATGCTGCTATCAAGTTCTTTATTTACACCTTGGTCGGTTCGCTTTTTATCCTGATCGTGATGATCGGGTTATATACTTCTGTGATCGATCCGTTAGCTACAGCAGCTCAATTAGGTATGCTGCAAACCAGTGGAATTAATCCGGATATGATCCTGCAGGTGCAGCAATCCTTGCAACAAAATGTAATCCAGGGGGCTGATCTTGTTCGCACATTCAGCATTCCGGCCATGATGGATCCAGCCAACTTTATACCTGGCAGTTTGCTGCATGTACTGTCGGGTACAATGTTGTGGGACCTGCCGATCCGCTTTATCGCTTTCCTGTTACTGTTTGCCGGTTTTGCCATTAAAGTGCCGTCGGTTCCGGTGCATACCTGGCTTCCGGACGCACACGTGGAGGCTCCAACGCCTATATCTGTATTACTGGCTGCCATACTTTTAAAGGTGGGCGGTTATGGTCTGATTCGTATCGTTTACCCGATCTTCCCGGATGCCGGTGCTTATTTTGCCGTACTGGTGGGTGGCCTGGGCGTACTCTCCATTATCTATGGTGCCCTTTGCGCACTGGCCATGAACGACCTGAAAAAGCTGATCGCTTACTCGTCGGTATCGCATATGGGTTTTGTGTTGCTGGGACTGGCTTCGCTTACTTCAGAAGGCGTGAACGGCGCTATCTACATGATGTTCAGCCACGGTATTATTTCAGCGATGCTCTTCCTGGTAGTTGGTGTTATTTATGATCGCGCACACGACCGCATGATCCTGAACTTCCGTGGGTTGGCCAAGCGTATGCCGGCTTATACGACGTTTGTAGTAATTGCTTTCTTTGCCTCGCTGGGCTTGCCGGGCTTCTCCGGATTTATAGCCGAGTTGCTGGTGTTAGTTGGTGGTTTTAGTTCTCCCGATATCACGGGTCTGCTGCCACGCTGGCTAACTATAGTTGCCGTTTTTGGTTTGTTACTGGCGGCTGCTTACTACCTGTGGGCACTGCAGCGCATGTTCTTTGGCAAGTACTGGATTTTCCCGGAACTACGTGAGAAAGCAACTATGTCGGACCTGAATAGGAGAGAATACCTGATGCTAGTACCACTGGCCATACTTGCCTTTGTGTTCGGAATTTTCCCGCACCTGTTGCTGGATAAAATTGGCATGACCGCTCAGGGCTTTACAGAACTGGTGCTCAGAAGCGGGCAGGAACAGCTGAATATGGTGTTGTCTATTATAGTTAAATAA